ACCACCAAGACTTTCAGCAGCCTGTTTGATAACATACATACCAACACCGCTTGATAATTCATTATTACCGGCAATATAAAACAAATCAAATACTCTGGCAAAATCAATAGCGCTAGTATCAGAAACATCATTAGATGCAATAATATGCAACAATCCGTCTTCTTCATACAGCGTAATCGCAAATTCACCGCCGACATCAGTGTACTGACAAATATTGGCAATAATGTTATACAGCAACTGCTTTAATTGAATCCGATTAATTTTTATTTCCAGGAAAGCTGGCATATCGGCAACAAAGAACAAGTTCTTGTTCTTTATTGCCGTCTCGAAGCGGAGAATTAAATGCTTCACCTCACCAACAATATCAACGAGCTCTTTCTGCATAAAAGACTGCAGATCATCCTTGTATAATAAAGACAGAGTTTATTGTAGAGTTAAATATTCTATGATAAGCTCTTTTTATATTGTTGTGGATCA
Above is a genomic segment from Culicoidibacter larvae containing:
- a CDS encoding sensor histidine kinase, with protein sequence MQKELVDIVGEVKHLILRFETAIKNKNLFFVADMPAFLEIKINRIQLKQLLYNIIANICQYTDVGGEFAITLYEEDGLLHIIASNDVSDTSAIDFARVFDLFYIAGNNELSSGVGMYVIKQAAESLGGSAQFAPTEQGVILSVQFPLIKAGDSDEA